In a single window of the Mustela nigripes isolate SB6536 chromosome 17, MUSNIG.SB6536, whole genome shotgun sequence genome:
- the LOC132005996 gene encoding protein FAM187B-like: protein MLATPWLLLSLAIPALDFHMTFSCPNENQCQKALLSDNDIFLPCNSSGAQWYFFFLQDKASWPNKVSRVSNIEIIPGTGILIRDPAPSQTGFYHCQDRNGIQVVQYEIDFQDVSTLHITHRGLGQKPLQNETLSLGGTELIFTHWEPWQDCNRCGEPGERKRLGYCYIKEPLQEPMPCWLYLGDLKMWSSRMRPEMQVEACQVPCKISTVDFITFDNYEIREDLGSVWLTCPRGSIYRPILWEVNDIPLTWQGQLSNQVLSSILEPTNGGRQLQIFQPAIYKCFVKQELMARFNPRPFPDVPETLQQEETGPQLESREARKGKARSVLKGLKLMLLVGIFLGLLGLLLKLCHPSQHKRSDQVLLVK, encoded by the exons ATGCTCGCCACCCCATGGCTGCTTCTCAGTCTCGCCATCCCTGCGCTGGACTTCCACATGACCTTCAGCTGTCCCAACGAGAACCAATGCCAGAAAGCCCTCCTCTCTGACAATGACATCTTTCTGCCCTGCAACTCTTCAGGGGCACAGTGGTACTTCTTCTTCCTGCAAGACAAGGCCAGCTGGCCGAACAAAGTCTCTAGAGTTTCCAACATAGAAATCATACCCGGGACTGGCATTCTCATCCGAGACCCGGCGCCCTCCCAGACAGGCTTCTACCACTGCCAGGACAGGAACGGCATCCAAGTGGTGCAGTATGAGATTGACTTCCAAGATGTCAGCACCTTGCACATCACCCACAGAGGTCTGGGCCAGAAGCCCCTGCAGAATGAGACCCTGAGTCTGGGTGGCACGGAGCTCATCTTCACCCACTGGGAGCCCTGGCAAGACTGTAACCGCTGCGGGGAGCCCGGGGAGCGGAAACGGCTGGGCTACTGCTACATCAAGGAGCCTCTACAGGAGCCCATGCCGTGCTGGCTCTATCTGGGGGATCTGAAGATGTGGTCCAGCCGCATGCGGCCAGAGATGCAGGTGGAGGCCTGCCAGGTCCCGTGCAAAATATCCACGGTGGATTTCATCACCTTTGACAACTACGAGATCAGGGAGGATTTGGGGTCCGTGTGGCTCACCTGCCCCCGGGGATCTATCTACAG GCCCATCCTCTGGGAAGTCAACGACATCCCCCTGACCTGGCAAGGCCAGCTCTCCAACCAGGTCCTGAGCAGCATTCTGGAACCCACCAACGGTGGCAGGCAGCTTCAGATCTTCCAGCCGGCCATTTACAAGTGCTTCGTGAAGCAGGAGCTCATGGCACGCTTCAACCCCAGGCCCTTTCCGGATGTGCCGGAGACCCTCCAGCAAGAGGAAACTGGACCACAGCTGGAGTCAAGGGAGGCCCGGAAGGGGAAGGCCAGGTCCGTCCTCAAGGGACTCAAGCTAATGCTGCTGGTAGGCATCTTTCTGGGCCTGCTCGGCCTGCTGCTCAAGCTCTGCCACCCTTCCCAGCACAAAAGAAGCGACCAAGTGCTGCTGGTGAAATAA